The segment CTCTTAAACTATACAGTGTCCACGATGACTCCGTCGGAGTCACTGCTGAGCGAGACGATGTGCCTGAGCTTGGTACGAATTTGAGGTGAGGTTTTACTATACACTATGCAACTATTGCCATTTCATTCCATTGATTATCTTACCCATACACTTTAGTTGTAGTAGCCTGCATGCTCTTTGCTAAGATGATTGTAAAAATGGTTTATTTTTCGAGAATGTCGATTGGCTTAGCTAACGCTCGACTTCCAATTATCATGGCTGTTTTGTGATACGTTTTTTCCTCAAAATTATACATAAAACGATCATGTGatatttgtttattaatattttattttcatgaatagtttccaaaaatatttatgaaaggATCACGCAATTGCATATGTGCTTTTCTATATGTGCACTTAAAAAGAGATAATATATTCATCAAGGTAATTTACAGTGAGATGCGTAAGTCTTTTTTATACCATGCGTTACGGTTGCGCTCCACTGGATTCTGACGCTGATATGCTTGCGATGGAGGGTGGTATTTCCGGGTTTCCCTTCATGTCCAGGAATGCCCCTTATTTGCAAGTAATCCATCGAATTGCAGTCGCAGCAGGAAACGCCCTGTCGTTTTCTGTACCTAAAtctgtccccctctccccttACTAGAGAGAAGAATGCACTTGTTCTGCCGAGTGTGTGATCTGCACTGAAGCTGCAGCATGGAGTTTCATGATGATAATAACAACATTGGGATAAAACTTCTACTGAACCACTTGGACATGGAGAAAGTTCTTGAGCTGTTTCAGAACCTTTACCCagacgaggaggaagaggaggaggcagggtCCAGTGAGGAGGGTGTCTCGCAAGAAGAGGAGACAGACCAGGAGTCAGCAGGGACACACACGCCGGACGTGTTTGACCAGACGACATGTCCGCCAGGCCAAGAAGGAGATGTGCAATACGGGAACGTGACTGATTTGCTGGCCTTCATCAGTCGGATCTCAGGCACAGCACATGGGGTTCAGGCACCCTCTCTCGTACACCTGAACAATGAGACAGGGGTGCTTCTTAACAAGGTGAGTGAGGACTCAGTTATGTATGAAAGAGTTTACATTTGTACATTTACCTGttttactgtgtttgtgtgtgtgtgtgtgtgtatgtctgtgtgtgtgtgtgtgtatgtctgtatgtgtttgcatgttgtttgtgtttgtgtgtgtgtgtgtgtgtgcatgcatatgtgtgtgtaagtaaaagTAGGTGTCttagtagaagtgtgtgtgtgcatgtgtatgtgtgtgtttgttaggtGGTCATACTCAGCATAATCTGTCCTTACAGAAAGACATGATCGTTCAGAACGGCCACTATCGCCTCGACTCTGAGGTGTCCCTGTTTCCATGGAAACGCAACTACAGGAGTGTTGACTCGGCCCACATTCCCAAAGGTGCCTTTGGGAGAGTTCACTTGGCTGAGGACTGTGTCACACGCAAGCGCATGGCCTGCAAGCTGGTGAGACACTCTCAGGGgcaacacatacgcacacaaacatacacatgcacgcacacacactcacacacaagctagaacacacacgcacatatatgcATACATGTATACAGAATACATGTTTGACTATGGATGGTAAACACATGTCACATGTCCTTTAGCTTCTTGTTTTTCTGAAACCTTgatttttccctttcttttcctattgccatctttctctcttgacctccaccccaccccaccccaccccactcccccccaccccaccctaccctgacccccactccaccccacccccccaccccccaccccaccccaccctaccctacccctgaccccacccccaccctacccctgacccccactccaccccaccccaccctaccctgacccccactccaccccaccccaccctgacccccaccccaccccaccctaccctaccctgacccccaccccacccctaccctaccctaacccccccccacccccaccccaccctgacccccacctccaccccaccccccctaccctgacccccacccccccaccctgacccccactccaccccaccccaccctaccctgacccccactccaccccaccctgACCCTCACTCTCCAGATCCCACTAGAGCACTTCAGGCGCTCAGACGTGGAGATCCAGGCGCGCTTCGGCCACGAGAACGTGGCGCAGCTGTTTGGGGCAGTCCTGAAGGAGCGCACGCTGCACGTGTTCATGGAGGCCGGCGAGGGCGGCTCTGTGCTGGAGAAGCTGGACAGCTGCGGCCCCATGCGAGAGGCCGAGGTCATCTGGGTCACCAGGCAGGTGCTCCAGGCCCTCGAGTACCTGCACGGCCACGGGGTCATCCACCACGACATTAAACGTAAGGCCTGCcctatttacatttattcatttagcagacgctgttgtccaaagtgacttacatatgttaaTTATATCACAAGGGATTatattgtccccggagcaactcagggttagtgtcttgctcaagggcacaacagtggaaacTGGGTATTGAACCCAGAActttttctggctactgcatgctagcccagcttctTAGCCACAATGCTGCacctggctactgcatgctagcccagcttctTAGCCACAATGCTGCACCTGGCTACTGCATTCTAGCCCAGCTTCTTAGCCACAACGCTGCACCTGGCAAACGCTACCTACCCGGCTATAAGTACTGCTCTGCATCAGTAGTCTGCACCACACAGGGCTTTATCACCACCCCAACCAAGCCCACAACACAGGATGTAAACAACATCTAGGAAAGTCCAACACGTGACCCTGTACCTGCTGCACAGCGTTTACAGCCCCCATAAACGCTCCACTCAGTGCCTAGTCAAATTCTAACCTGTTTGCATAGTGCCTACTATGCAAACTTGTTTCACTAATACACTGCCGCTTAGCTGGCAGCCATGCAGTATGTTTGCGCGGGGGCAACATAGACCTTCctgtgttattgtttttttgatGCACACCTTTgacttgtgtacacacacacacacacacgcgcaaagaCACACTGAAAGCAAAGGTAAAGAAGGGCCAGTAGTTTCCTGTAAAAGCTCTTAAGTAGGTCATTAAGAGGAAACAACTCAGACT is part of the Alosa alosa isolate M-15738 ecotype Scorff River chromosome 16, AALO_Geno_1.1, whole genome shotgun sequence genome and harbors:
- the map3k8 gene encoding mitogen-activated protein kinase kinase kinase 8, with product MEFHDDNNNIGIKLLLNHLDMEKVLELFQNLYPDEEEEEEAGSSEEGVSQEEETDQESAGTHTPDVFDQTTCPPGQEGDVQYGNVTDLLAFISRISGTAHGVQAPSLVHLNNETGVLLNKKDMIVQNGHYRLDSEVSLFPWKRNYRSVDSAHIPKGAFGRVHLAEDCVTRKRMACKLIPLEHFRRSDVEIQARFGHENVAQLFGAVLKERTLHVFMEAGEGGSVLEKLDSCGPMREAEVIWVTRQVLQALEYLHGHGVIHHDIKPSNIVLMSAKAVLVDFGLSVQMTEDVYIPRDLRGTEMYMSPELVLCGGHDTKTDIYSLGSTMIHMLTGSAPWVRRFPRTAYPSYLYIIHKYAPPLEEVPDSCSNPLRSVLHSALHRNPALRSSASQLLQHHALHPTTNQTRYNSLDSALGEVARPFLSQCSHTSDTTQDSSLNSEDWSPSKKGGSLYLDLGALAGYYHLVRGPPSAEYS